The Peribacillus sp. FSL E2-0218 genome contains a region encoding:
- a CDS encoding conserved virulence factor C family protein, which produces MKIKSIEPTPSPNTMKINLTEELSAGKSNNYKKDQAEQAPQLIKDLFTIDGVKGVYHVADFLAIERNAKYDWKDILVQIRQVFGEKTEEQNEETILNEHYGEVTVAIQQFKGIPMQIKASDSQQEKRFALPEYFLKGIAAAQKADDNVVLLRKWKDYGIRYGDMEDIVKEVSDELIAAYPEERIKQLAAAADLLTDKKEAFVKRPKIKLTAEMLNDESWEKRYQALEQMEDPTVDDIPVLDMALADSKVSIRRLAVVYLGMIEDRQVLPSLYKALKDKSAAVRRTAGDCLSDLGFEEAMGEMSQSLSDKNKLIRWRAAMFLYEAGDESTLQSLKRAEQDPEFEVALQIKMAIARIENGEEAKGSVWKQMTESRQPNDER; this is translated from the coding sequence TTGAAAATTAAATCAATAGAACCGACACCAAGTCCAAATACAATGAAAATCAATCTGACAGAGGAGCTTTCAGCTGGTAAAAGCAATAATTATAAGAAGGATCAAGCTGAGCAGGCCCCACAGTTAATCAAGGATTTATTCACGATCGATGGGGTCAAGGGTGTCTATCATGTTGCGGACTTCCTGGCGATCGAGCGCAATGCGAAATATGATTGGAAAGATATTTTGGTCCAGATCCGTCAGGTATTCGGGGAAAAAACCGAGGAACAAAACGAGGAAACGATCTTAAATGAACATTATGGTGAAGTGACTGTTGCCATTCAACAATTCAAAGGGATTCCGATGCAGATCAAAGCCAGTGATAGCCAGCAGGAAAAACGTTTTGCATTGCCTGAGTACTTCCTGAAGGGCATTGCTGCTGCACAAAAAGCAGATGATAACGTGGTCTTGCTTCGAAAATGGAAGGATTACGGGATAAGATATGGAGATATGGAAGATATCGTCAAGGAAGTATCGGACGAGCTAATCGCGGCTTATCCGGAAGAACGGATTAAACAGCTTGCAGCGGCAGCTGATCTACTGACCGATAAAAAAGAAGCATTCGTGAAACGTCCAAAAATAAAATTGACGGCCGAAATGCTGAATGATGAAAGCTGGGAAAAACGGTATCAGGCGTTAGAACAAATGGAAGATCCAACCGTCGATGATATTCCGGTATTGGATATGGCCCTTGCCGATAGCAAAGTCTCCATCAGAAGGTTAGCGGTTGTCTATTTAGGCATGATCGAAGACAGACAAGTGCTTCCAAGCCTGTATAAGGCATTGAAGGATAAGAGTGCTGCCGTAAGACGGACGGCTGGTGACTGTTTATCCGACCTGGGCTTTGAAGAAGCGATGGGGGAAATGTCACAATCACTATCGGATAAAAATAAATTGATCAGATGGAGGGCGGCGATGTTTTTATACGAAGCTGGTGATGAATCGACCCTCCAGTCATTAAAGAGAGCAGAGCAGGATCCCGAATTCGAAGTCGCCCTGCAAATCAAGATGGCGATCGCCCGGATTGAAAATGGTGAAGAAGCAAAAGGCTCGGTGTGGAAGCAGATGACAGAATCAAGACAACCGAACGATGAAAGATAA
- the ilvD gene encoding dihydroxy-acid dehydratase codes for MSTSNKRSDMITKGVDRAPHRSLLRAAGVKEEDFGKPFIAVCNSYIDIVPGHVHLQEFGKIVKEAIREAGGVPFEFNTIGVDDGIAMGHIGMRYSLPSREIIADSVETVVSAHWFDGMVCIPNCDKITPGMMMGALRVNIPTIFVSGGPMKAGKDKNGKSLSLTSVFEGVGAYQAGNINEEDLQEIEQVACPTCGSCSGMFTANSMNCLAEGLGLALPGNGTILAVAEERKEFVKKSAKQLMEIIKQDIKPRDIVTIDAIDNAFALDMAMGGSTNTVLHTLALAHEAGFEYPMERINEIANRVPHLAKIAPASDYHIEDLHNAGGVSAIINELLKKPGAFNGDCLSVSGKTLRENVAGCEILDKDVLHPLDNPHSERGGLAVLFGNLAPQGSIIKVGAVDASVGGYHRGPAICFDSQEDALSGIITGKVKEGNVVVIRYEGPKGGPGMPEMLAPTSQIVGRGLGAKVGLITDGRFSGASRGISIGHISPEAAEGGPIAFVENGDIIELDLENRTIQLEISDEEFEKRKANWKGFESKVKTGYLARYSALVTNASSGGVMKV; via the coding sequence ATGTCTACATCAAACAAGAGAAGTGACATGATAACAAAAGGAGTCGATCGTGCTCCTCACAGAAGTCTGTTGCGTGCAGCGGGAGTTAAGGAAGAAGATTTCGGGAAACCGTTCATTGCGGTTTGTAATTCCTATATTGATATCGTTCCAGGACATGTCCATCTTCAGGAATTCGGAAAAATAGTGAAGGAGGCCATTCGTGAGGCTGGCGGAGTTCCTTTTGAATTCAATACGATCGGAGTCGACGACGGAATTGCAATGGGCCACATCGGTATGCGCTATTCCTTGCCTAGCCGGGAAATCATCGCCGATTCGGTTGAAACGGTTGTATCGGCACATTGGTTTGACGGAATGGTCTGCATTCCAAACTGTGACAAGATAACGCCGGGAATGATGATGGGCGCCCTTCGAGTCAATATCCCGACCATTTTCGTAAGCGGAGGGCCAATGAAAGCAGGTAAAGACAAAAACGGGAAATCTCTTTCCTTGACATCTGTTTTCGAAGGAGTGGGCGCTTATCAAGCGGGTAACATCAATGAAGAGGATCTGCAGGAAATCGAGCAAGTGGCATGCCCGACTTGCGGATCATGTTCGGGAATGTTCACGGCAAACTCCATGAACTGTCTCGCTGAAGGTCTTGGACTTGCACTTCCGGGAAATGGCACGATATTGGCGGTCGCCGAGGAACGGAAAGAGTTCGTCAAGAAGTCGGCAAAGCAATTGATGGAAATCATCAAGCAGGATATCAAGCCTCGTGATATCGTGACGATCGATGCCATTGATAACGCTTTTGCATTGGATATGGCAATGGGCGGATCGACTAACACCGTTCTCCATACACTTGCCTTGGCACACGAAGCAGGATTCGAATATCCAATGGAACGCATCAATGAAATTGCCAATCGGGTACCGCACTTAGCGAAAATTGCCCCGGCATCGGATTATCATATCGAAGATTTACATAATGCCGGTGGTGTAAGTGCCATCATCAACGAGCTGCTCAAAAAACCAGGTGCCTTCAATGGAGATTGCCTTTCCGTTTCAGGTAAAACACTCCGTGAAAATGTTGCCGGTTGTGAAATCTTGGACAAAGATGTTCTCCATCCTTTGGATAACCCGCATTCTGAGCGAGGTGGTCTTGCCGTATTGTTTGGGAACCTTGCTCCACAAGGTTCGATCATCAAGGTGGGTGCCGTTGACGCATCGGTTGGTGGTTATCACAGGGGACCTGCCATATGCTTCGATTCCCAAGAAGATGCACTATCCGGAATCATAACTGGAAAGGTGAAAGAAGGGAATGTAGTGGTCATCCGCTATGAGGGACCGAAAGGGGGACCTGGCATGCCGGAAATGTTGGCCCCCACTTCCCAAATCGTCGGAAGGGGACTTGGAGCCAAGGTCGGTTTGATCACGGATGGGCGTTTTTCCGGAGCGTCCCGCGGCATCAGTATCGGCCATATATCTCCTGAGGCAGCTGAGGGAGGCCCGATCGCCTTTGTCGAAAATGGTGATATCATCGAGCTGGATTTGGAAAACAGAACGATCCAATTGGAGATTTCCGATGAGGAATTCGAAAAACGCAAAGCCAATTGGAAAGGCTTCGAGTCCAAAGTGAAAACAGGCTATTTAGCACGCTACTCCGCGCTTGTTACGAATGCAAGCTCAGGCGGCGTCATGAAAGTTTAA
- a CDS encoding HD domain-containing protein: MKQKMIGLTEKYVYDQLNLDASGHDWFHIDRVRKLALHIAKEEKRGNAFIIEMAALLHDIPDDKLNDDVDAAWGKLDDWLQELKLDEDRVKAIQEIIRTISYSSGQLKLPSIEAEIVQDADRLDAIGAIGIARTFAFGGKKGQPMYDPELPVRENMSKMEYRKGKSSSVHHFYEKLLRLQDKLNTSTAKKIASERHEYMVGYLKEFYKEWDVRL, encoded by the coding sequence ATGAAGCAAAAGATGATCGGTTTAACGGAGAAGTATGTTTATGATCAATTGAACTTAGATGCCAGCGGCCATGATTGGTTCCATATCGATCGTGTTCGGAAGCTGGCTTTACATATTGCAAAAGAAGAAAAAAGGGGGAATGCGTTCATCATTGAAATGGCCGCACTCCTTCATGATATCCCGGATGATAAGTTAAACGACGATGTTGATGCAGCGTGGGGCAAGCTGGACGATTGGTTGCAGGAATTAAAGCTGGATGAAGATCGTGTTAAGGCCATACAAGAGATCATCCGCACCATTTCGTATAGTTCCGGGCAGCTGAAGCTGCCTTCCATCGAGGCTGAAATCGTTCAGGATGCCGATCGCCTCGATGCAATTGGTGCCATCGGGATTGCCAGGACATTTGCTTTTGGGGGGAAGAAGGGACAGCCCATGTATGATCCCGAGCTGCCGGTAAGGGAAAATATGTCCAAGATGGAGTACAGGAAGGGGAAAAGTTCTTCCGTTCATCACTTTTATGAAAAATTACTGCGCTTGCAAGATAAGCTTAATACAAGTACGGCGAAGAAGATTGCTAGTGAAAGACATGAATATATGGTTGGATATTTAAAGGAATTTTATAAGGAATGGGATGTACGCTTATGA
- a CDS encoding ABC-F family ATP-binding cassette domain-containing protein, whose translation MKVFSMEHVMKTQGEKLLFKDVSFSITEGEKIGIVGINGTGKSTLLNIIAGLEDSDLGTKDHPNDYTISYLSQDPHFDENLTIMEYMYESSTPVFSLIKEYEKTLIQLQLDPQNGAVQDRLLKQQQDMDTLGAWDTSANARTILTKLGLPDHSRKLGELSGGQKKRAALAKTLIETPDLLILDEPTNHLDFESITWLEEYLGKYQKSVLFVTHDRYFLDRVSNKIWEIAQTQLFEYKGNYADYLESKAIREENESAERSKKESLFKKELAWIRKGAKARTTKQKARIQRFETLESGVKDKQKTESLEMELSGARLGKKVLELQDVSKSFGDQSIISRFSFLFKPGDRIGIVGNNGSGKSTLLNILAGREPIDEGNVEMGQTVKIGYYTQESADMDENLRMIEYIRETADSIALKDGSFISAAQMLERFLFPMGSHGTPIRKLSGGEKRRLYLLNILMGAPNVLLLDEPTNDLDTQTLTVLEDYLETFSGVVITVSHDRYFLDKTCHQLLVFKNKGEIDFYYGNYSEFLEEKTEEAAPVKTPEPLPNRTEKKKKKLTYAESKEWEEIEGNMEQVELRLKDITTDMSSAGSDFEQVRLLLEEEKELTEKLEHMLERWTYLAEKLEEE comes from the coding sequence ATGAAAGTATTTAGCATGGAACATGTAATGAAAACGCAAGGGGAGAAACTCCTTTTTAAGGATGTTTCTTTTTCCATCACCGAAGGGGAAAAAATCGGGATCGTCGGTATCAATGGCACCGGTAAATCCACATTGTTGAATATCATTGCCGGATTGGAAGATAGTGATCTGGGAACGAAGGATCACCCGAATGATTACACGATTTCTTATCTTTCACAAGATCCGCATTTTGATGAGAATTTGACGATCATGGAATATATGTACGAAAGCTCAACTCCGGTATTCTCGTTGATAAAGGAGTATGAAAAAACGCTGATTCAACTCCAGCTGGACCCACAGAATGGGGCTGTACAGGATCGATTGCTGAAGCAGCAGCAGGATATGGACACACTTGGCGCATGGGATACCAGTGCCAATGCGAGAACGATACTGACCAAGCTTGGCCTTCCAGATCACTCAAGGAAGCTGGGGGAGCTGTCAGGCGGCCAAAAAAAACGTGCGGCCCTTGCAAAAACGCTGATCGAGACGCCTGACCTGCTGATCCTTGACGAGCCTACGAACCATCTTGACTTCGAAAGCATTACTTGGCTGGAAGAATACTTGGGGAAGTACCAGAAGTCGGTATTATTTGTCACCCATGATCGCTATTTCCTTGATCGTGTATCCAATAAAATTTGGGAAATTGCCCAAACGCAGCTTTTCGAATACAAAGGAAATTATGCAGATTATTTAGAGTCCAAAGCCATCCGTGAAGAGAACGAATCCGCCGAGAGGTCGAAAAAAGAAAGCTTATTCAAAAAAGAGCTGGCCTGGATCCGTAAAGGTGCAAAGGCACGTACAACGAAGCAAAAGGCTCGTATCCAGCGCTTTGAAACGTTGGAATCGGGTGTGAAGGATAAGCAAAAAACGGAGAGCCTGGAAATGGAATTGAGTGGCGCCCGACTTGGAAAGAAGGTACTAGAGCTGCAAGATGTCTCTAAATCCTTTGGAGATCAGTCCATTATCAGCCGGTTTTCCTTCCTCTTCAAGCCAGGAGATCGAATTGGCATTGTCGGCAATAATGGCAGTGGGAAATCGACCCTGTTGAATATATTGGCCGGACGGGAGCCAATTGATGAAGGAAATGTGGAAATGGGGCAAACCGTTAAAATCGGCTACTATACCCAGGAAAGCGCCGATATGGATGAGAACCTCCGCATGATCGAGTATATTCGCGAAACGGCCGATTCGATCGCCCTTAAAGATGGAAGCTTCATTTCCGCCGCACAGATGCTTGAAAGGTTCCTCTTTCCGATGGGATCTCATGGAACACCGATCCGCAAGCTTTCCGGTGGCGAAAAAAGGCGATTATATCTCCTGAATATATTGATGGGGGCACCTAATGTGCTGCTATTGGATGAACCGACGAATGACCTGGACACGCAAACCTTAACGGTACTTGAAGATTATCTAGAAACGTTTTCAGGTGTCGTCATCACCGTATCACATGATCGGTATTTCCTGGATAAGACGTGCCATCAGCTTCTTGTTTTCAAGAATAAAGGGGAAATCGATTTCTATTATGGGAATTACTCTGAGTTCTTGGAAGAAAAGACGGAAGAGGCGGCACCGGTAAAAACGCCTGAGCCTCTGCCGAACCGGACAGAAAAGAAAAAGAAAAAGCTGACCTATGCCGAAAGTAAGGAATGGGAAGAGATAGAGGGGAACATGGAGCAAGTCGAGCTGCGCCTGAAAGACATCACGACAGACATGTCATCAGCAGGGAGCGATTTTGAACAAGTCCGCCTTCTGCTTGAAGAAGAAAAGGAATTAACGGAAAAACTGGAGCATATGCTGGAAAGATGGACGTATCTAGCGGAAAAATTGGAAGAAGAATAA